DNA from Anaerolineae bacterium:
TCAACAGGTCCTTGCCGTCAAACCACGCCTCCCCGCCGACAATTTTTCCGGGAGGCTGGGGGATGAGCCGCAGTAGCGAGAGCACGCCCACGCTCTTGCCGCACCCGCTCTCCCCCACAATACCTAATGTCTCGCCCTCATCTACGTGATAAGAAATGCCGTTGACGGCGTGCACCACGCCATCCTGGGTGAAGAACTGCGTCTTGAGACCCTTGACCTCGAGCAAACGAGCCATGCATTCCTCCAATGACAACGGTGATACGGCGTTCCTCGGCCGATATAATCACCTGCCAGTGGGCACGCCCTCCCCGTGTGTCCACCCGACAGGTCGTTTCCAACCCTCAGCGAGCACCCTCAATATATGCCTTGCTCACATCATATTCCCCTTGCGGGGTAATCACCAGCCCTTTGACATAGGGTTTGACAAGCTCGTACTGCACCCCATGATACAGGGGTATCCAGGGCGCGTCCTGCACGATGATGGTCTCGGCCTGGCGGTACAGCGCAAAGCGCCGCTCTTCGTCCTGTTCCACACGCGCCTGTTCCAGCAGGGCATCCACTTCTGGATTGCTGTAGCCTGTGCTGTTGCCGTCGCTGGCGCTGTGGAAATGGATATCCAGGAAGTCCTGCGGGTCGGGGTAATCCGCGCTCCAGCCCAGGAAGAACATCTGGTATGCGCCCTGATTAATGTCCCGCAGAAAATCCCCCCATACCACCTGCTGGATCTCGACCTCGACGCCCAGGACATCCGCGTACATGGCGGCCAGGGCTTCGGCGATCCGACTGCCGCCGGCGCTCACGGCGAAGACGATAGGCGGCAGGCCGGCCGGCCCACCGTACCGCGACTGCGCCAGGAGCTGACGCGCCTTCTCCGGGTCATACGCCAGGCGCGGCACATCCGGGTTGTAGCCAGGCAGGCCAGGGGGCATCACCCCCCAGGCCGGCACCACACTGCGCTTGAACATCACCTCGGCCAGCTTCTCGCGGTCGGTGGCATACACGAACGCCAGCCGCACGTTTTTGTCGTCAAACGGTTCCAACCGGGTGTGAAAGGCCACATACTGTACCGTGAGCTGAGGGACGGTGACCAGCTCGGCGTGCAGGGGATTGCTCGGGTCCAGCACGCGCTCCAGGTCCTCAATGCCCACCGGGGCGACGTCCAGCTCGTCATTTTCGTACATGGTCGTGGGGTCGCCGGCGGAGAGGTTGAAGAAAAGTTGGGTGATGCCAGGCGTACCGCGGAAGTAGGTGGGGCTGGCTGACAGCACAATCTCGTCGTCCGTGCGTTTGGACAGCCGATATGGGCCGCTGCCGTTGGGGCGCTCGGTCCAATTGGCGCCCAGGACATTTCTGCTGTCCACCACCGCGGCAGAGGGGTAGGTCAGTTTGGCCAGAAAATAGGCTTTTGGTGCATCAATTGTCAGGCGAAGGGTGCGCTCATCCAGCACCTCAACG
Protein-coding regions in this window:
- a CDS encoding peptide ABC transporter substrate-binding protein, translating into DATGTQYTFYLRPEARFQDGRAIRAEDVKFSLERACDPRTGSPVAALYLGDIVGAMERIAGVADEIRGVEVLDERTLRLTIDAPKAYFLAKLTYPSAAVVDSRNVLGANWTERPNGSGPYRLSKRTDDEIVLSASPTYFRGTPGITQLFFNLSAGDPTTMYENDELDVAPVGIEDLERVLDPSNPLHAELVTVPQLTVQYVAFHTRLEPFDDKNVRLAFVYATDREKLAEVMFKRSVVPAWGVMPPGLPGYNPDVPRLAYDPEKARQLLAQSRYGGPAGLPPIVFAVSAGGSRIAEALAAMYADVLGVEVEIQQVVWGDFLRDINQGAYQMFFLGWSADYPDPQDFLDIHFHSASDGNSTGYSNPEVDALLEQARVEQDEERRFALYRQAETIIVQDAPWIPLYHGVQYELVKPYVKGLVITPQGEYDVSKAYIEGAR